Proteins encoded in a region of the Pieris rapae chromosome 10, ilPieRapa1.1, whole genome shotgun sequence genome:
- the LOC110994243 gene encoding integrin beta-6, whose product MAVVWFAVLLLFTCREVFASYRDCSNIVEIRSCDECIRCGGHWCNDPYEFTRCHLDLADNWCQGMKESIPTDNDMAVSGQFFDPKYAVNSVRSGREHNLAIKYRSSESDPKVEYVVNSTQGSDVFVTKTTSCKDGSCTTTLDVSPETNFCSIKGSTHEYFNVKLNIQNVSEEAVMKFHVPCACACSSKVELMSPKCNGRGSLSCGVCTCDSGWSGTFCETPICEKKRGDVPCTDSARSDVECSGNGVCGPCDECVCFTDRLGSQYFEKDNFCADICMATNDCDDCFHNPMPGRCDFCHFPLIKQNLNQSLLEQKDEFNRNVWITCNDTLDGCHFEYVAMKANEETYYMVTKSCDPVEEKQVTGGVNVTLPIVLGIIAVVAAVAATAGYLVWKNRPPALPLNDPMYQNIGAEDCTGENPLYKPPTSSFKNPTYGKW is encoded by the exons ATGGCGGTTGTGTGGTTTGCTGTGCTATTGCTTTTTACATGTCGGGAAGTTTTTGCAAGTTATCGCGACTGCTCTAATATTGTAGAAATAAGGAGCTGTGACGAATGCATTCGATGTGGTGGACATTGGTGCAACGATCCATATGAA ttcacAAGATGTCACTTGGACCTCGCCGATAACTGGTGTCAAGGCATGAAAGAAAGTATTCCCACGGACAACGATATGGCAGTAAGCGGCCAGTTCTTCGACCCTAAATATGCCGTGAACTCAGTCAGGTCTGGCAGAGAACATAACCTAGCAATCAAGTACAGATCCAGTGAAAGCGATCCAAAG gTGGAATACGTCGTTAATTCAACGCAAGGATCTGACGTATTCGTCACAAAGACCACATCGTGCAAAGACGGCTCTTGCACTACCACACTCGATGTGTCGCCTGAAACAAACTTTTGTTCCATCAAAGGCAGTACCCATGAGTACTTTAATGTGAAGCTGAATATCCAGAATGTCAGTGAAGAGGCTGTCATGAAGTTTCATGTTCCTTGTGCTTGTGCATGCAGTTCTAAGGTTGAGTTGATGTCGCCGAAATGCAATGGTAGGGGAAGCCTGTCTTGTGGAGTCTGTACTTGTGATAGCGGATG GTCTGGTACATTCTGTGAAACGCCAATCTGCGAGAAGAAGCGTGGTGATGTTCCCTGCACGGATTCGGCACGAAGTGAT GTCGAATGTTCGGGGAACGGTGTTTGCGGTCCTTGCGACGAATGTGTTTGCTTCACCGACCGACTTGGATCTCAGTACTTTGAAAAGGACAACTTTTGCGCTGACATCTGCATGGCGACTAATGACTGTGATGATTGCTTCCACAACCCGATGCCTGGGAGATGCGACTTCTGTCATTTCCCCCTTATCAAACAAAACCTCAATCAATCTCTATTGGAGCAGAAGGATGAATTCAATAGAAATGTATGGATAACGTGTAACGATACGTTAGACGGTTGCCATTTTGAGTACGTCGCGATGAAAGCGAATGAAGAGACGTATTATATGGTCACGAAGTCCTGTGACCCGGTTGAAGAGAAGCAGGTCACTGGAGGAGTGAATG TCACACTGCCAATAGTCCTAGGGATTATAGCAGTAGTTGCAGCAGTAGCGGCAACGGCCGGATACCTCGTGTGGAAGAACAGGCCACCAGCGCTGCCCCTCAATGATCCAATGTACCAGAACATTGGTGCCGAAGACTGCACGGGAGAAAATCCTTTATACAAACCACCCACGTCGTCTTTCAAGAATCCAACCTATGGAAAGTGGTAG
- the LOC110994259 gene encoding integrin beta pat-3, whose translation MKLILLTFCVFYAIKCSYSCEQHYTCEGCIRDPDQCIWCALDNYNGTRCMSAKKYLDSKVWCVGNTINPKSTMEIGENKQFTSEAGHVIQIKPQNVKLKLRPGQEENFEFSFKNADNYPVDLYFLMDGSTTMKAMKDQTRDKSENIYKTMKSMSTNVLIGMGTFVDKNTLPYTTLINSSLAYSFRHRLKLTPDFKEFQNVVNNTEFGLNYDTQEGTLDALAQVMVCNDLVGWRKESRKIIIVLTDSTFHAAGDGGYGGISQPFDGKCHSNSGYYSKELELDYPSISIINKLAADEEISVIFAVNNDNKNTYKTLTEGVSGSKFVSFEQPNVEDGMPTILKTIYKDITSQLKLRVNMNSEYRDYFQISFKPDCISRATNSLKCKMRPGGEKKINATIKLLKYFSGKNINIGLVNEGIREQLTINVEIIDSCDCKREENSRLCSSSGTKRCGICECNEGSTGDICQCKGNVVSLGSDTCRQPDSNKVCNGLGDCVCGSCICKERFKGKFCECNEDSCPRGENGFICSNLGTCDCGTCRCNNGWSGPDCSCPASVGPCSEGDVVCNNRGKCECGLCICEPMSTWDARNEQNEHCHISPCPSCHVPQCHRLESCALCHLKKKKCDCGHLNVTVMSNITESWAKCPDVRVDVGCYTQMVYRYATDRYGIDVIIQSELNCAESHFTLGGIVLASLVILGLLMLLIWKYITKRRDRQEFEKFENKLHSECYESHENPNYQSASKKFENPAFGSEIN comes from the exons ATGAAGCTTATACTACTGACATTCTGTGTTTTCTATGCAATTAAATGCTCTTATTCATGTGAACAGCATTATACTTGCGAAGGGTGTATCAGAGACCCTGATCAATGTATTTGGTGTGCTTTG gacAATTACAATGGCACTCGATGTATGTcagcaaaaaaatatctagaCTCCAAGGTTTGGTGTGTTGGCAACACAATAAATCCGAAAAGTACCATGGAAATTggtgaaaataaacaatttacttCAGAGGCTGGTCATGTTATTCAGATAAAACCACAAAACGTTAAACTCAAGCTTAGACCAGGTCAAGaagaaaattttgaattttcctttaaaaatgCCGATAACTACCctgtagatttatattttcttatggACGGATCGACTACTATGAAAGCTATGAAAGATCAAACACGAGACAAAagtgaaaacatttataaaactatgaaGAGCATGTCAACTAACGTACTAATAGGAATGGGAACTTTCGTGGACAAAAACACTCTACCATACACAAC CTTAATTAACAGTAGTTTAGCGTACTCCTTTAGACATCGCTTGAAGCTGACGCCTGACTTTAAAGAATTTCAAAATGTAGTCAATAATACAGAGTTTGGTTTAAACTATGATACACAAGAAGGAACATTAGATGCGCTTGCGCAAGTAATGGTGTGTAATGATTTAGTTGGCTGGAGAAAAGAGTCGAGAAAAATAATCATAGTTTTAACAGACAGTACCTTTCACGCAGCAGGAGATGGAGGTTATGGAGGAATTTCTCAACCTTTTGACGGAAAATGTCACAGCAACAGTGGTTATTATTCTAAAGAATTAGAACTAGATTATCCCTctataagtattataaataaactagcaGCTGATGAGGAGATTTCTGTTATATTTGCTGTTAATAacgacaataaaaatacatacaaaacttTAACTGAAGGCGTGTCAGGATCAAAATTCGTAAGTTTTGAACAACCGAACGTTGAAGATGGTATGCCGACCAttctaaaaactatttacaag GACATAACAAGTCAATTGAAATTAAGAGTCAACATGAATTCAGAGTACCGGGactattttcaaatatctttCAAACCGGATTGCATTTCAAGGGCCACTAATTCACTGAAATGTAAAATGAGACCAGGAGGAGAGAAAAAGATAAATGCaactataaaattgttaaagtaCTTCTCtggtaaaaatatcaatataggtTTGGTAAATGAAGGTATCAGGGAACAACTCACTATAAACGTTGAAATTATTGACTCATGTGATTGTAAACGCGAAGAAAACTCGAGGTTGTGTTCCTCTAGTGGTACTAAGAGATGTGGAATATGCGAATGTAATGAAGGCAG TACTGGGGATATCTGTCAGTGCAAAGGCAATGTCGTCAGTTTGGGCTCCGACACTTGCCGTCAACCAGACTCTAACAAAGTCTGTAACGGATTAGGTGATTGTGTCTGCGGATCatgtatatgtaaagaaag GTTCAAAGGTAAATTTTGTGAGTGTAACGAAGACAGCTGCCCCAGGGGTGAAAACGGGTTCATATGTTCGAATTTAGGAACGTGCGATTGTGGTACCTGTAGGTGCAATAACGGTTGGTCTGGTCCCGATTGTTCCTGTCCCGCCTCTGTAGGCCCGTGTTCCGAGGGAGATGTT GTATGCAATAACCGTGGAAAATGTGAGTGCGGTTTGTGCATATGCGAACCAATGTCAACATGGGACGCTCGCAACGAACAAAATGAGCATTGCCACATATCACCATGCCCTTCATGCCACGTTCCACAATGCCACCGTCTAGAGTCATGTGCTTTATGCCACctgaaaaagaagaaatgtGACTGTGGCCACCTTAACGTTACAGTCATGAGCAATATCACCGAGAGTTGGGCAAAATGCCCAGATGTTAGAGTGGATGTTGGTTGCTATACGCAGATGGTGTATCGGTATGCTACAGACCGGTATGGTatagatgttattatacaGTCGGAATTAAACTGCGCTGAGAGTCATTTTA CACTCGGAGGAATCGTCTTAGCCAGTCTAGTAATACTTGgtctattaatgttattaatctGGAAATACATAACCAAGCGGAGGGATAGGCAAGAATTTGAGAAGTTTGAGAACAAATTGCATTCTGAATGTTATGAGAGCCACGAGAATCCAAATTATCAGTCTGCATCTAAGAAGTTTGAGAATCCTGCATTTGGATcggaaataaattga
- the LOC110994254 gene encoding integrin beta-PS, with protein MKVVFLICLYLKLNLVYCESNCKNFKTCSGCIGYTLDLCVWCSAKEHDDRRCQTLEYAEKNNDWCKEKYYFPPPISSFNIIQNDTFNVGLNGTKVVQFTPQKLEIKARPNALISFKMNYKPAKDYPLDIYFVMDYSTTMKKHTKTLIQQANKIYEELTRLTNNVRFGIGSFVEKPAMPFVDLAVHKSYSFKNHLSLTDDVKLFVKNIGEPDGSNYDDPEAAFDAIMQAMVCKDKIDWRNNARRIIVLCTDGVYHSAGDGKFVGAIKPNDMKCHLENNTYSEALTYDYPSVSQINKIATENNIKIIFAVDPKVQRSYEALEKKILGAKYVPLTGNIVDMIINEYLGLVRSVVIDSNIARPIQLAKLVPDCTKSGICEIKHEQSLEMEGFLKINSCPSNEKKMKYSLEIGPVSLDEKLKIELEIDCHCDCEAKGEINSTLCSGAGIFQCGVCKCNDDRYGSICDCKGTDTNTNNLDKCKANVDDANYCSGRGICRCGKCEECKKGFSGDFCQFDDNACPRPGGLLCSGHGRCQYGTCACDPNWIGDDCRCPDDEHSCMAPISNEVCSGRGQCKCGECVCQRQNGTTEICSGKFCDDCEELTQKRCKELEDYALCNFYNNKTKCDEEYNQTTTGVILVNKTEMHAPGREHKAKWCHKSLKDDKTLTFLYYYPIASINTLEVVIQNELDERAKADIWVAVGSAIGGVLLIGLLMVIGWKLLIDAHDKREYNKLIKESAAAGYDVSNPLYRTPAVNFTNPAYDRRN; from the exons ATGAAGGTCGTGTTTTTGATATGCctttatcttaaattaaatttagtatattGTGAATCGAATTGTAAAAATTTCAAGACATGTAGTGGTTGTATAGGATATACTCTAGACCTATGTGTTTGGTGCTCTGCT AAAGAACACGATGATCGACGTTGCCAAACCTTAGAGTATGCggaaaaaaacaatgattgGTGCAAGGAAAAGTACTATTTTCCCCCACCGATTTCAAGTTTCAATATCATTCAAAATGATACATTTAATGTCGGTTTAAATGGAACGAAAGTTGTGCAATTTACGCCTcaaaaattagaaataaaagcaCGCCCAAAtgcattaatttcttttaaaatgaaCTATAAACCTGCTAAAGATTATCCATTAGATATATACTTTGTCATGGACTACTCTACCACAATGAAGAAGCATACGAAAACACTTATTCAGCAAGCTAACAAAATATACGAAGAATTGACTAGATTAACTAATAATGTTCGTTTTGGTATTGGAAGCTTTGTAGAAAAACCAGCGATGCCATTTGTCGA tttAGCtgttcataaatcatattcttttaaaaaccaTTTGTCGTTAACTGATGACGTTAAACttttcgttaaaaatattggcgAACCGGACGGCTCTAATTATGATGACCCAGAAGCTGCCTTCGATGCAATAATGCAGGCAATGGTTTGTAAAGACAAAATAGATTGGCGAAACAATGCAAGGCGTATCATTGTTTTATGTACTGATGGTGTATATCATAGTGCAGGAGATGGAAAATTTGTTGGAGCTATAAAGCCTAATGATATGAAATGTCATCTTGAGAATAATACCTATTCCGAAGCACTAACGTATGACTATCCTTCAGTGAGTCAAATCAACAAAATTGCTACTGAAAACAATATCAAGATAATATTCGCTGTGGATCCCAAAGTTCAAAGATCTTACGAAGctttagaaaagaaaattcttGGAGCTAAATATGTTCCCTTAACCGGTAATATTGTCGAtatgataataaatgaatatttg GGGTTAGTAAGATCAGTGGTTATTGATTCAAATATAGCCCGTCCTATTCAATTAGCAAAGCTTGTACCTGATTGTACAAAGAGTGGTATTTGTGAAATCAAACACGAGCAATCTTTAGAAATGGaaggctttttaaaaataaactcatgTCCATCCAATGagaagaaaatgaaatattcacTGGAAATAGGTCCAGTATCTTTggatgaaaaattaaaaatagaactcgAAATCGATTGTCATTGTGATTGTGAGGCCAAGGGAGAAATTAATTCAACGTTGTGCAGCGGCGCTGGTATATTCCAATGTGGagtatgtaaatgtaatgatgATAG atACGGTAGTATATGTGATTGTAAAGGAACAgacacaaatacaaataatttggaTAAATGTAAAGCAAATGTTGATGATGCAAACTACTGTAGTGGTCGTGGAATATGCAG GTGCGGTAAATGTGAAGAGTGTAAAAAGGGATTTTCTGGTGATTTCTGCCAATTTGACGACAATGCTTGTCCTCGACCAGGTGGCCTTCTATGCTCAGGTCATGGTAGATGTCAGTATGGTACTTGTGCATGTGACCCAAATTGGATTGGCGATGACTGCCGATGCCCCGATGATGAACATAGTTGTATGGCACCCATTTCCAACGAA GTGTGTTCTGGAAGAGGACAGTGTAAGTGCGGAGAATGTGTCTGTCAACGACAGAATGGTACAACGGAAATATGCTCCGGAAAATTTTGCGACGATTGTGAAGAATTGACGCAGAAGCGATGTAAGGAGCTTGAGGACTACGCCTTAtgtaatttctataataacaaaacaaagtgTGATGAAGAATACAATCAAACAACTACGGGTGTCATACTTGTTAATAAGACAGAAATGCACGCGCCTGGGCGCGAACATAAGGCAAAGTGGTGTCACAAAAGTTTAAAAGATGACAAAACACTAACCTTCCTATACTATTATCCGATAGCGTCTATTAACACATTGGAAGTTGTAATTCAGAATGAATTAGACGAACGAGCTAAAGCGGATATTTGGg ttgctGTCGGAAGTGCTATCGGTGGtgtattattaattggtcTCCTCATGGTAATTGGTTGGAAGCTTCTCATTGACGCTCATGATAAAAGGGAGtacaataaacttataaagGAGTCCGCTGCGGCCGGTTACGATGTATCAAATCCATTGTATAGAACGCCGGCAGTTAATTTTACTAATCCAGCTTACGACCGCAGAAATTGA